A genomic region of Mustela erminea isolate mMusErm1 chromosome 12, mMusErm1.Pri, whole genome shotgun sequence contains the following coding sequences:
- the RPP25L gene encoding ribonuclease P protein subunit p25-like protein, whose protein sequence is MEHYRKAGSVELPAPSPMPRLPPDTLEMRVRDGSKIRNLLGLALGRLEGGGARHVVFSGSGRAAGKAVSCAEIVKRRVPGLHQLTKLRFLQTEDSWVPVSPDTGLDPLTVRRHVPAVWVLLSRDPLDPNECGYQPPGAPPGLGPTSSSSCGPRPRRRVRDTWS, encoded by the coding sequence ATGGAGCACTACCGGAAGGCTGGCTCTGTGGAACTCCCAGCACCTTCTCCAATGCCGCGGCTACCTCCTGATACCCTGGAGATGCGGGTCCGAGATGGCAGCAAAATCCGCAATCTACTGGGGCTGGCACTGGGTCGATTGGAGGGTGGTGGTGCACGGCATGTGGTGTTCTCAGGTTCTGGTCGGGCTGCAGGGAAGGCAGTCAGCTGTGCTGAGATTGTCAAGCGGCGTGTACCGGGCCTGCACCAGCTTACCAAGCTGCGCTTCCTGCAGACCGAGGACAGCTGGGTGCCAGTCTCACCTGACACAGGCCTGGATCCCCTCACGGTACGCCGCCATGTACCTGCAGTGTGGGTACTGCTCAGCCGGGACCCCTTGGACCCCAATGAGTGTGGCTACCAGCCTCCAGGAGCACCCCCTGGCCTgggccccacatcaagctccagCTGTGGTCCACGACCCCGAAGAAGGGTTCGAGACACCTGGTCCTGA
- the DCTN3 gene encoding dynactin subunit 3 isoform X1 has product MAAVTDVQRLQARVEELERWVYGSGGPRGSRKVADGLVKVQVALGNIASKRERVKILYKKIEDLIKYLDPEYIDRIAIPDASKLQFILAEEQFILSQIALLEQVEALVPMLDSAHIKAVPEHAARLQRLAQIHIQQQDQCVEITEESKALLEEYNKTTMLLSKQFVQWDELLCQLEAAKQVKPAEE; this is encoded by the exons ATGGCGGCTGTGACCGATGTGCAGCGGCTACAGGCCCGTGTGGAGGAACTGGAGCGCTGGGTGTATGGGTCGGGCGGGCCGCGCGGCTCGCGGAAG GTGGCTGATGGCCTAGTCAAGGTACAGGTGGCTTTGGGGAACATTgccagcaagagggagagagtgaagatTCTGTACAAAAAGA TTGAAGACCTGATCAAATATCTGGATCCTGAATACATTGACCGCATTGCCATACCTGATGCCTCTAAGCTGCAGTTCATATTAGCAG AGGAGCAGTTTATCTTATCCCAGATTGCACTCCTGGAGCAGGTGGAGGCTTTGGTGCCCATGCTGGACAGCGCTCACATCAAAG CCGTTCCTGAGCATGCTGCCCGCCTGCAGCGCTTGGCCCAGATCCACATCCAGCAGCAG GACCAGTGTGTGGAGATCACTGAGGAGTCGAAGGCTCTCCTGGAGGAATACAACAAGACT ACGATGCTTCTCTCCAAGCAGTTTGTGCAGTGGGATGAGCTACTTTGCCAGCTAGAGGCCGCCAAGCAAGTGAAGCCAGCAGAGGAATGA
- the DCTN3 gene encoding dynactin subunit 3 isoform X3: MAAVTDVQRLQARVEELERWVYGSGGPRGSRKVADGLVKVQVALGNIASKRERVKILYKKIEDLIKYLDPEYIDRIAIPDASKLQFILAEEQFILSQIALLEQVEALVPMLDSAHIKAVPEHAARLQRLAQIHIQQQMEDLSTPSFKLLFSP; this comes from the exons ATGGCGGCTGTGACCGATGTGCAGCGGCTACAGGCCCGTGTGGAGGAACTGGAGCGCTGGGTGTATGGGTCGGGCGGGCCGCGCGGCTCGCGGAAG GTGGCTGATGGCCTAGTCAAGGTACAGGTGGCTTTGGGGAACATTgccagcaagagggagagagtgaagatTCTGTACAAAAAGA TTGAAGACCTGATCAAATATCTGGATCCTGAATACATTGACCGCATTGCCATACCTGATGCCTCTAAGCTGCAGTTCATATTAGCAG AGGAGCAGTTTATCTTATCCCAGATTGCACTCCTGGAGCAGGTGGAGGCTTTGGTGCCCATGCTGGACAGCGCTCACATCAAAG CCGTTCCTGAGCATGCTGCCCGCCTGCAGCGCTTGGCCCAGATCCACATCCAGCAGCAG ATGGAAGATCTCTCCACTCCCTCATTCAAGCTCTTGTTCTCACCTTGA
- the DCTN3 gene encoding dynactin subunit 3 isoform X2, with protein MAAVTDVQRLQARVEELERWVYGSGGPRGSRKVADGLVKVQVALGNIASKRERVKILYKKKEQFILSQIALLEQVEALVPMLDSAHIKAVPEHAARLQRLAQIHIQQQDQCVEITEESKALLEEYNKTTMLLSKQFVQWDELLCQLEAAKQVKPAEE; from the exons ATGGCGGCTGTGACCGATGTGCAGCGGCTACAGGCCCGTGTGGAGGAACTGGAGCGCTGGGTGTATGGGTCGGGCGGGCCGCGCGGCTCGCGGAAG GTGGCTGATGGCCTAGTCAAGGTACAGGTGGCTTTGGGGAACATTgccagcaagagggagagagtgaagatTCTGTACAAAAAGA AGGAGCAGTTTATCTTATCCCAGATTGCACTCCTGGAGCAGGTGGAGGCTTTGGTGCCCATGCTGGACAGCGCTCACATCAAAG CCGTTCCTGAGCATGCTGCCCGCCTGCAGCGCTTGGCCCAGATCCACATCCAGCAGCAG GACCAGTGTGTGGAGATCACTGAGGAGTCGAAGGCTCTCCTGGAGGAATACAACAAGACT ACGATGCTTCTCTCCAAGCAGTTTGTGCAGTGGGATGAGCTACTTTGCCAGCTAGAGGCCGCCAAGCAAGTGAAGCCAGCAGAGGAATGA